The window TGATAGAACTTCCTTGGGAAAGGATCAACTGCCATATTATTTGCTGCTGTTATACTTGAAATTGGGTCATTTTTTTAGCTGgcatggaaaatatcatcaaGTAAACTTGGGACATTGTATTAGCTAACACAGAAGATATCATAAAGTAAACCATGTGCTCCCTGAGATACTGAGAAGCTTTGCTTCCCTGCATCTGTTCCTGAAATCCCTGTAGCTTGGCTTGAAATTTAAAGATGTATGTTGGCTGGCATTTTTTGCTAATAGTGTTATTATTTCAACTTGTTTtcgttttccttttcttttctattttttcattttgtatagGGCTCTTTTTTCTCTTCAGGTTTGGTGGTAGACAGATACATGCCAGTGAGGATGATGGTTTGGTCAACCATGCTCTGGTGCGGAATTTGGATGAGGATGCTGTACGGCTGGAGCAGTTTGGTGCTGAGCTTGAAGCTGAATAAGTTGGTATCAGTGCTGCAAATTTACTATGTATTCGCGAAGGACTAATTCTTGTTGTGTAGAAATCTATAACTTGAGGATGATAATGGTGCTTTAAGATCCACATTATCCTATGACCTCTGTTAATATAGGTTTTAcgataaaaaaaatgaccatcTGTAAAGAAAGTGTTGATATTTGGCACTTTTTTAGTGAGCTATGAAATGTTGAAGTTTGATAGTtaccctttctttcttttcttttcttctttttttttttttttggttgtgctgAATGATAGTTATCGTTTATTTGGGAACCAAAGCTGTTCACTGATGAATTTTAGTAAGCTACTTAGAACTATTATTTATCCCACTGTGCCATCTTTTCCTAGACCTTGATACACCAACATTGGCAAATTTTCATGATCCTTTTGTTTGTCAATTACCGACATACCTCTttgcatttgaattttgatcatTTCACAGATGAGGAATCTTAGTAAGCTTTGTTGTTCAATGGAAGTTATTTGGTAATAATCTGGATAATATTGTTGAAAATTTAGCAGGTATGACAGTTGGTGATCAGTTACATTcataacctttttatttttttggccaCACCAAAAACACTTTTTTTGGTGTCTTATCACCATAAAAAAATTGGCGCTTTGGTTCTACAGTTAGTTGCTTcgttcttgttgttgttgtgtttatatttttatggttttattttttgttgtactAACAAGCACAACCCAAGACCCTGTTGAAAATCAAATTTGCAGGTCatcccttttattttctttttaatggaaATCATTctgtgtttcaactttcaagacaAATATGGTTGTTCCATTTAATAGTAATTGTTCATCCTCtatgatgagaaaaaaaaaattctcttttgcTATTTACACCAAGTAAAATCTGAAAAGTAGACATTATTACTAATTGCTATTGTTCTAGTTCAAAtattgaggggggggggggggggagggggaatAGCATTTAATACAAATtacaattatgatttttttttttttaattatcagaTCTACAATGATAATGTTTGTTCTAGGTAAATAAATACATCATCTTAACCAtaattgttttgttgttgttgagaatcTCATATTTAACAATGGTCAGTCACATGACATGGAAATTTTAGCATTAAAAGAAATGatgaaatttggatttggattgtGTCGGATCCAAACACTAAACACATGTCTGTATCTTAACATATCTAATACACTAATGCATTGAACACAAGTCGTATTCGAAAATTATATAACGAGGAAACATCTTCAACATAATAGTGCATGATTTTTAAATTGAGCAATTTTCGTGTGCCTTGGATTTGATTAAGAATAGGTTAAAagataaattatacaaaaagtgaatttggtctctaaagtttccttttttttttttttttttcaattaatgtttatgtttattgtCAATGTTGATCATTCTGTACAAGTACTCAATTAACTgtttaaaactattttcttataactaaaaaattaataaatataatctaaagtaaaaaaaatctttgaagaAATAAAAACGAATCTCCTTATTGACTGAGGTAACAATGGAAAACTCCAAAAGTCCACTTAACACGCCCATTTcccctattatttatttatttaaagggAATGCTAGTAGTGTAAGTGCAATCGGCTATGTAAGGAGGTCtcctaaaatataatatattatatctaATTGTCTAAAAGtattgcaaaataataataaaaaaagaaaaaaggtaagGCCTCTCACctagccaaaaagaaaaaagaaaaaagagaagagacaaatttaataaataaaaaatatttttaaaaatattatattcttttcGAATGTTGTTCATTCTTTTAATACATTTTACTATGTTTGCAATAATTTAAGGAATTTACTCCacaatattttgtaatttttggctTTATGTcttatggttttttttcttttttctttttttaatgaaagaaaCTAAGTATTATTATTCAATCAGAAAGAAAATCAACAACAACATAATGAGAAATGTATGGTGGAATATCCTCCATCCAAATTAACAAAGGATAAGAAAACTTAGCTCTCCTAGTTAAGGCATAGGCTACAGAGTTACCTTATCTCTTAATATAAGAGAATGAATGAGTTTTAAAAGAACTCGCAATAGACAATGTGTGTTTAACAATATGACCGATAACTAAGCGGGGAGAGGGACCATCTGTGAGAGCCTTGTGAACCAACTCTGAATCTCCTTAAAAAACCGAGTGATGTAAGCCTAATTCAACAACAAACTGAGTTGCCCTTCGCGCTGTTAAAGCCTCCAAAACCTCTACTGAAGAAGGTAATGGAGTTTATTCATAATGGGCAGCTAAAATTTCTCCACTGTCAAGCCAAACTACCACTACAATCCATGCTTCACTTGTATCTTCAAAGGTTGCCCCATCATAACTAGTTTTAATCTCGTCGCTGGCTAGAGGCTTCCATTTGATTTCCTTCTGTCTTGTCTTTGCTATAGATACCTGAGGTCTTTGCTGAAATTCATAAAGATAATTGCTCGTTGTGTATAGCATGAAATGTGGACTCTTGAGTTGTTGAACACAAGCTGCAATCTGCATTCTCCAGGATTTTCCTATTCTTCAGATTTCCTTTGTTGGTAAAGCCTCAGAGCAAGCTCTCCAAAGAAAAATCATGACTTAtgtcttatgtttttttttgagaaaatgactTATGTCTTATATGATTACTAATTAGTGAATAAAAAATGCTTTATGCCACATGTTGTATTTTATGCTTTATTAATCATAATTTGTTACATGGTTTTTTGCCTTACACTTACAAATGCagtttaaaaattgaaagagtCATCATGCAACCTACATTATAGGTTGAAATCCTCCGGTATATAtcacttcttttttcttgttgaaaaaaatcatattagtaACATACTAGTAAAGGCATAAACCATAAATTGGAAGGACAACACTTCAAAGTTTATAACAaagttgtttctcaaaaaaaaaatttataacgaagtttattttgttttttttattataagaaaaTGGTGTCTGTTTTACTCTTTACTAAAACATTTAGAAAATCTCATCAACCGCTGACGAGGTGGATTGTATTAGAGATTTATAGGGTTTATATCTAGCCCAATGAccccaaaatttatttattttttctttcaaaattatgCCGTTGATTCAtgataattactttttattttcaaatcaaaacatcaattaatttttttgatataaacGGAAACCTTATTCCACGCAAAAGACTTTACCGAAGATTTTCATTCATGGGAAGATTAGGAACCTTCTAAAAGAAACATTAATACGGACCGAAGATTTTTTCATTCGACGATCACTGATAGTCAGTCTGATACTTCAAAAAAAGCAACATTAATCTGGACCGTTGGTGCGTTGATCCCCTACATCGAATCCAACCTTAGTCCTTGGTTGTCGACTTGTCGTTCAACACTTTGGTAAAGAACATTGTACTGAATCCCCAAACTACCCACAATATGAAATACAAAaagactaaaatacccctaatacTGACACTTGTACATCACCTATTGGTCTAGCTACTAAACCCTAAATCCAGATTCTTAGAGGAGATATAAACtcccaaaaccctaaccctTTTGTTCTATCACACACACCTACAAAAGCGAGAGAGCAAGAGACAAAGAGACCCACTAGGGTTTTAGGCAAAATATCAAAAGCAAGagctttagagagagagagagagagagagagagagagagagcgctagggttttggtaataagctaaagagagagagagagagagagaagagagagcgaCAATGGTGGCCGACAAAGGGAAGAAGCTAAAGACAACAGAGAAAGGCGAAGAGGAAAACAACTCTGAGACCATCGATGAGAAGCTCGTCCTCTCCATCGAAAAGCTCCAGGAGATCCAAGACGAGCTCGAAAAGGTTTTTTACTCAATTGggtttttactctttttttgtttgtgtttccGTGTTTTTCGCATTTCTAAATTTTCTCGGAAACCAAACAGGATTGTGTAATTGAGTACTGActatctgggttttttttttttgccctggTAATGTTTTAATTAATTGCAGTGGATTCCTAATTGTAATGACTAATTTGGTTCTAGTAAGTGCATGAGTGAAGTGCACAAACTTaaaggtttgatttttgttaatCTGGGTGAAGGTAATTAAGCTAATTCAGGAATTAATTTGCTAGTTGGATTCCTagcaaaatgaatagtgttgatttttatgtgttttgtaTGTTGTGGGTTTCTACACTAACAATTTGCACATTGGAATATCTGGGTGTGTTGAGTTTTTCGTGGATGGTGGATGCTTAAATTTTGCTTGGATTCACGCAATTCACGCCAATCCAAATCGATTTCTAtcaccaagagccttgtagctcaactgaaACTTTCTGGTGTTTCCAAGGGAGACATCCAGCGTTCAAATCCCCCCTTCCCAAACATTGAAAACAAATCAATTTCGTTCATTTTGCACGAGATGGCAATTGAATTTGGATAGGACCGAGGGGCAGCCCATGGATATGCTCTATATTGCAcatgatttgttttttgtttttgtttttttttttttttatttcaattggtTCTTGTTTGAGTTGTTTTTGATTCGTTGTTCATCACTTGAATCTAAAATGTTCTAACATGGGTTATAAAATGTTCTAGATCAATGAAGAGGCCAGTGATAAGGTCCTAGAAGTGGAGCAGAAGTATAATGAAATACGCGGGCCTGTTTATGATAAGCGGAATGAGATTATTAAATCCATTCCAGACTTCTGGTTAACTGCTGTTAGTAATCTGTCTTTCTCtctattttaatgaaaaacgcAATATGTTTgctgttatatattttatttaatttttctgtttCCAACTTCATGCAGTTTTTGAGTCATCCTGCTCTAAGTGAACTATTGACAGAAGATGATCAAAAGGTTTGGGCATTGTACCtgcattaataataattttcaatcttaatcaatgataaaaattttcaatcttaaTCAATGAGCAATGCCACAAGGATTCTTCTTAAGTATCTTATTATTTAGCTGGTGTTTCTCAATGTGCCTACATTGtgattttgctttattttatttcctatGTTGTTGATAGATATTCAAGCATCTAAGCTCCTTGGAAGTGGAGGATTTCAAAGATGTCAAATCGGGTTACTCTATCACATTTGTGAGTTTAATTCTTTTCTAAATGCTTACTCTTATagaaaaatatggaaaattAGTTCCTTTAACTCTTCATTTTGATGTAGTTGTCAATTTTATGCAATGTTTCAACTAATGAAAGCAATAAATTGTAATGGATTTGTTTCTGTGATTTGCAGCACTTTAACCCAAACCCTTATTTTGAAGATACAAAGCTTACAAAGACTTTCACTTATGCTGATGATGAAGGAGCAACAAAAATTACAGCCACATCAATAAAGTGGAAAGAGGGCATGGTAAGGCCTACTTATATTACTACTAGCCATATTATACTTGTCTCTTTTGTTGTGGTTTGGTGATTAATTGCATTAATGGTATGTGAAGGGCATACAAAACGGAGTTAACCATGAGAAGAAAGGGAACAAGCGGCCTGCCACTGAAGATAGGTTGGTTTTCCACAGCCTGTGAACTGGATTTCAGCCAATCCATTGGCATAATAATCCATTTtgtgcaaccaaaaaaaaaaaaaaaatgtaactgtAACAATAATGCAAACAAGGATGTAATAACAATTTAGCTTTAGTCACTTCTGAAATTCTAGTCGAATGGGCTTTGGGGGTCACGATGTGCTAAGATTAACCTGATTATTGAAACTTGTTCTGTTTGTTGCGGTTGGCTCCTGGTCAATCTTTTTGGTTGGTATCCCTCATGTagggtgtattttttttttttttaaattttttttatgggaatgtAAGGTGTATTTGATTTTTGCAGTAACATGCTCCACAATATTGCATTGGTAATTTGCTATTGCAAGGTGGAAAAAGCATGTGGCATGCCCTCCCTTATAGTTGCTTACATGATTTGATTCCTTTATGCCTTGTGTCAGTACTCTGATTTTTGATGATTGTTACCgtcaagtttttttaaaaaatgtcaaatatttccTCATTGTTATTGTTCTTTTACCTTGTTTGAGCTCTAGATTGAGAGGAGAAGAATACTAGTGGTTGCCAGAGTCATGTATTAAGTGTTACTAACGCTTATTCCTTCTATCTCCAACTTTCAATCTATGGATAAGATTAATACCTTGACATTCTTTAGATCAATTGAACATCTTCACTTTCACTATTACTTCATGCTTTGCCATGTTGGATGCAGCTTCTTTAGCTGGTTTTCAGAGACTCCAGAGAAAGATGACTTAGATGACATTCATGATGAGGTAAGTTCTATTTTAGTCTACAAAAATTCTagcaagagtttttttttttttttttttttttttccaatgctGGGAGGTACTGGAGATgtctattattattactattactaCTACTACTCTCATTGCACTGCTGTACTAAGCTTTCACTtccaaaaaatttcagattGCAGAGATCATCAAGGAGGATTTATGGCCGAATCCACTCACCTACTTCAATAATGTAACTTCTTTTTCCCtggttttttttccctttaatccCATATCTCATGAATGGGTTTTTTATTAAGTACTTGGCCTTTTTACTTACATAATATTATATTCTAATAATAATTGATGACCTCTCTGACATAGGAAGCTGATGAAGAAGACTTCGATGAGGAAGAGCCTGGTGAAGAGGTAAATGAAGATATGGATCTTGATGTGAATAATTTGAGGGCATAATTTCTGTAATTCTGGTGCTGTTGTCTATTGCAGGGTTTCATGTTCATTAATATTTGTTTAAGAGCTATTGTTTTGTCTTTTATGTGCTTTGTCAATCCTAGTTTGTTATTGCTTGCAGATTCAATTGATACCTTTTCAGGTAATATATCATCTAGTTCAGAGAAGATGTGGGTGCTTATCATTAGGAAACATGCTTAATGAAAAGAGATTAGGAGTCTGATAGGATATTAAGACCTATCCAAAAAAACGAGTCTGATAATATATTAAAGCTGACATTTGAGTTTCATGTAGTATGTTAGGTGCCCCCACCTGGGGTGCCTCAGCACCAGCGGTAAGGGAGAGTGTCTGGACAGACTATAATTCTATAAGTCTCTAGTTTGACTCCTAGCTGAGGCATTTCGCGATTTACCCGATGCTTGCTCGGTGGGGGGGTGTAGGCATCCGGGATTTGCCACTTAGGGGCAGTCCCACTGGCCCATACCTTGAGGGGGTTCCtcgtaaaaaaaaatgtagttatTTAAGTGATCTAGAACAGTTTTAGCAGTGAATTCAAGGTTCATGAACTTCCTAAATACTTCTAGGCTTTTCTTTATTAGccttaaatgaataaatatatcAAGATGGCAAGAGGAGGTGTGGATGTAGATGAATTGACTAAAACTACTctagtaattttataaaatccaCTATCATTTGAACCGGATTTATGGGGTTCTGGTTTAGCTTCATATATTTCCTTGAAAAAGAGGGTCTGTGATCTAGGTTCCATTGTATGTTTGTGGGATCTTGgctttttcctctctctcttgaaGGGGTATATGGCTGAGGAA of the Quercus robur chromosome 10, dhQueRobu3.1, whole genome shotgun sequence genome contains:
- the LOC126701491 gene encoding NAP1-related protein 2-like, translating into MVADKGKKLKTTEKGEEENNSETIDEKLVLSIEKLQEIQDELEKINEEASDKVLEVEQKYNEIRGPVYDKRNEIIKSIPDFWLTAFLSHPALSELLTEDDQKIFKHLSSLEVEDFKDVKSGYSITFHFNPNPYFEDTKLTKTFTYADDEGATKITATSIKWKEGMGIQNGVNHEKKGNKRPATEDSFFSWFSETPEKDDLDDIHDEIAEIIKEDLWPNPLTYFNNEADEEDFDEEEPGEEGKEGDDSEDDEDDQEDDEDDDDDGGEDDGK